A genomic window from Sparus aurata chromosome 4, fSpaAur1.1, whole genome shotgun sequence includes:
- the LOC115580674 gene encoding guanylyl cyclase-activating protein 2-like — MRSHFKSGHSIVDYALILHGYRTLDFSNDKLTMGQAQQTENNQEIDVKVLQDMYKKFVMECPSGLLFLHEFKRFFGVEPTGEASDYAENMFRAFDTNGDNTIDFLEFVAALNLVFRGDLEHKLRWSFKVYDKDNNGFVDRKELRSIIDSIYRLKKSAKKEDFDSQLTVDEVVDRIFQAVDSDGDGHINLEEFIRGAQQDPWVLNMVKLDMNPAGWVMEQRRRSAHF; from the exons ATGAGATCCCATTTCAAGTCTGGTCACTCCATCGTGGATTACGCACTCATACTACATGGCTACAGGACTTTGGACTTTTCAAATGACAAGCTAACCATGGGGCAAGCACAACAAACAGAGAACAATCAAGAAATTGATGTCAAAGTGCTTCAGGACATGTATAAAAAGTTTGTCATGGAATGCCCAAGTGGACTACTTTTTCTGCATGAGTTCAAACGTTTCTTTGGTGTGGAGCCGACAGGTGAAGCGTCTGATTATGCGGAGAACATGTTTCGAGCCTTTGACACAAATGGG GATAATACAATTGATTTCCTTGAGTTTGTGGCAGCGCTGAATCTTGTTTTCCGGGGAGACTTGGAGCATAAACTGCGCTGGTCATTCAAGGTGTATGACAAAGACAACAATGGCTTTGTGGACAGAAAAGAACTCCGGTCAATAATTGAT AGCATCTATCGGCTAAAGAAAAGCGCAAAGAAGGAAGACTTTGATTCACAACTTACAGTAGATGAGGTTGTGGATCGAATATTTCAGGCTGTAGATAGTGATGGAGATG GTCATATTAACTTGGAAGAGTTCATCAGGGGTGCACAGCAGGACCCCTGGGTGCTCAACATGGTGAAGCTGGACATGAATCCTGCTGGATGGGTCatggagcagaggaggaggagcgcacACTTCTGA